Below is a genomic region from Corallococcus silvisoli.
CATCAGGGAGGCGTGTTTCCGACGGAGGTTGCCTCCCCAGAGGGTGACGGAGCGGCGGGAGACGTCAGGAAGACATCAAAAGAAACGCGGCCACCGCCGCGGCCAGGAGCAGCGGGATGAGCACTTCCACCGGGAAGCGGTGGTGGGCATGGGCCAGGTGCAGCCCCCGCAGACCGAAGCGGCGCTGACGGCGCACGCGGCCCGCGATCAGCGACGCGAGCGCGGGCGGGGCCTTTTCCCGCTCCACGGTGCGCACGCGTTCCACGGTGCGTGCGTACCGGTCCCACCCCTGGCGGCACTCCTCGCAGCCGTCCAGGTGGCT
It encodes:
- a CDS encoding anti-sigma factor family protein produces the protein MNGLGRRGTDVEPRLDHLQTKALFLALVDEALPAPQEQAVRSHLDGCEECRQGWDRYARTVERVRTVEREKAPPALASLIAGRVRRQRRFGLRGLHLAHAHHRFPVEVLIPLLLAAAVAAFLLMSS